Genomic DNA from candidate division KSB1 bacterium:
TTGGCACACCTGAATCCATCGGCGAGGCAGATCGCCTGGTCGCCAGCACTGCAATTAACCTGGTATCGCCTGAGGCATCTATTGACAAGATGCGTTCAAGGTCAAATTTTGCACCCGGAAACAGATCAATCTCATTTTCTAATCTTCCTTGATTGTCATAAAACCACAATTTCCCGACAGCGTTATTGCCTAAAAGAAAGCCCCTGTTTTCATTGAATACAAAAACTTCGGGAATGGGTTCGTCATACACATGCTTTTGGTTAAGTTCGAAGATGAGCTCAGCCCTATCTGAATAGAATTGCAAGGTTAGCATTTTATCGCGATCGTTCTGTAAATTCTTTGCGCTTAGAATACAAATACCCGATCCATCTTGAGCGAATTTTGTCTTTATAAATCCCTCAGGCAAAGCTAAAATATTATGACTGATTCCCTGAAAAGTAATTAGCCGATCGGATACAGAGATCAATTGACCTGTTTTTTCACTATCCAGATTTACATGCCAGGACAGAACATTTTCACCCTTATATTGCGATTGGGGATCCTTCGAAAAAATCTTTTTTGAAATTGTCTTTTGACAAAAAAGCTGTAACGGGGACAAGAAGATCAATAATGAAAGCAAATACAATTTCTGACTTGATGACATGTGAAATCCGGAAACCTGATTTAGAGTATTAGTTAAAACCGACTTTCTAGTAATTTCAAGATTTTGCATAAGGATTTACAATTAGTAACCATTAAACTAATCTGCTTAATTCATAGCGCAGGTTAAGACTGCAAACAAAAAAATATACTTTAATTAACTAATCTAGATGTTCATTTTGGGACAGGATAAACAGGATTATCAGGATTATCAGGATAAATATTCAGTATATCTTGTTAATCCTGTCAAAAAAGAATTACAATTTTATTTCAAGATTAACATTTTTTTCTCTTCCTGAAATCGGTTTCCATTTAGAGTAAAAAAGTTTACTCGATAAAAATAAGTTCCTGAAGGAACTCGCTGAAAGAGATCATTGTTGCCATCCCAACGCCATTCCTTATATCCGGCAGAAGAGAAATCGATACTTACCATTTTTATCCGTTGTCCCAGGGTATTGAAAATTTCAATGGATACCTCTCCTGGTTTTGGCAAGAAAAAACTGATTGTCGTCGATGGGTTAAAGGGATTAGGATAATTTTGGAAAAGAGAAAACTGCTCCGGAGGCAATGAGCCATTGTCTTGAATACCATCGAAGAAATTGAGGATTTTGCGCATGATGGCGATTCGATCCTCTTCAGGATAAATCGTTTCAAAAGGGATGCCAAAATGGACCAGTTTACCGGCATTGACACCCTGGGGAAAAAGGCCATCATAGTAGATACCTGCTACTCCACTGCTTGTGTTCACATTAGTGTATTTTAAACAATTTAAGCCGCCGTTAATCCCTTTGATCGCATCCGGCCAGTCAACATCAAAACTGCCATGTGTACCATCGTCGAAATTAAAAGGACTTACTCCTTCCAGGATTGTTCCACTTATTGGTTCTGCACTATAATAAGTACTACTTCTCCCATTAGGAGCATCGGCGATGTACTGTGCTTTCAGAAAATCATTATAAAAACTGGCATCTGCAGACGAACCCCTTTGCAAATCCCAGCCAATCTCGGCGCCGGAAATAAATAATTTGCCACCATTCCGTAAAAATGTCTTTAACCGCTCCTGTTCGAGCTGGTTAAAAGTATCATCGGCGGTACTCTCATCTCCTAAGATCCAATCGACAATCTCAAAATTATCCAGCGCAACGCCATCTTTAAAAACCGCTTCATTGCTGGTTGAGGAAAAGGACATTCCAAAGCGATGAATCGCTTGTCCATGCTGACGAATAAAATCAAATGTATTGCTCGTTCCTCCGGTACGATCAAAGCCATTTACAACCAATACCTTATGCGAATCACTTGAAGGGATTGCGGCTAGCACTTCAGTGGGCTGTGACAGGCCTGTTGAATTGATTGCTCGCACTCGTACAAAACAAAGCTCTCCTGAATTTAAATTATTGATGACCGCGTCGGGTGTGGATAGAAAAACCGAATCAGGGAATGAAACACCATCTGTGCTTAAATAAACAAAATACCCGGTTGCCCGATTGGCTGGTTCGAATTGGATTCGAAGTGAAGATTCACTTTCATGCAATATTCTTAAGGATAAGGGCACGCTTGGCGCTGGTAATTGGCCGCTGCCAAACTTGAAATCGATCGCGTCCCATAACTCCTGACGATTGCCGTCATAGCCCAACGCCCACATTCCGATACCCGAGAAATTATTAGCGATGGCCAGATCATATTTCATACTGAGACTGGAGTCATTATCAAACCAAACCTGGTGAAAATCTGAGCCGTCATGCCAATTGTACCAGGGGGTTTGAGATTGAGTATCCCATATTAATCCATAAGTTTGAGCGCCAGACAAAGCAGAATCAAAAAATACTGATCCTATAAAGTCAGATGTTGACGAGCCGGGCTGGTCTGTTTGTGTCTTCCAATGATGGCCATAGTAAGGAAGGCCGAGAATCAACTTTTCCGGTTGTGTGGATGTAACCAGGCCATATTGACTTAAAACAGTATTGGTGATATTAATCGAACCGCCGATTAACGGAGCGTTTGCGCCAGAATTGCTGCTCCAACTTCCTGCAAAGGCATAACCCATAATAAATATGTAATCACAACTTTGGGCCAAGCCGGCAAAATCCCAGTGCCCACCCCAATTTACTGCAGGCCCGTCATAAGACACTTCAGTTCCTGGAATTTGTGAATGCAAATATTCAGTAAGTTCAGCCACAAAATTATTGATGTTTGCACCCCGGTCGGAATTATTTAAACTTTCGAAATCAACATTCAATCCGTCAGCGCTGCCTTCCAGCATCTTATTTTTGATGTTGACAAAGAAATTGTTTTTATAGGTGCTGTTTGTGATCAAGGTATGGATATTACCACCATTGAAAAGTGTGGCTGTCAGAATAACCTTCACGCCCCTGCTATGGGCGTTGTTGATTAAATTAACCCAGGGCCAACCATGGTCGTTGCCCAGGGAACCATCCGCATTTACCTCAACAGAAAAAGCGGCTATGTGTGAAAGCAGATCGTAACGCAGGTAATCGGCTGTGCTCCAGTACGGCAAAAAGCCAAATACTCGTGCATTCAACCCCTTCGTTTTGTGCAGGCTTTTATCAAGAGGGATAATCTTCTCAAATGGCTTCCCGATTAAATCCAATGAAGTGGGTGTGTCGCGATGCTTTTCCCATTCCATTTGATGAATGCTTTTCGGTTCTTGAGCAAAAGAAATTTCAGAAATGCAGAATATTAATAGTAAAATGAAAAGAAACGGTTGTTTCATACTTGTATCTGGTTCTTTAAAGTCAATCACTTTATCTTCGATGGTTCACCTTTGTGTTGCTCACTATGCTCCTGGTGTGGAGACTTAAACCCTTCAGGTTCCTGAGGTGGTTTTGTCGAATCCTGTTGTGCTGTTGTAGTTAAAGTAGGAGGAGCTTGAGTTTCTTTGAATTTTCCTTCATCAGAATGACTACAGCTAACAAGTATAATAATTATTAAAAGAGATAAAATGATTTGTTTCATTGTGATTATCTTACTGTTTATAAATAGATAGGAATTAAAATCCACTATTGCAATCAATACAAAATATTGACTGTTTAATCTAAAACAGTATGCAAATCTTGATCAGATGCCCGATTAAGAAAAAAAGGTAATCGAGTTACAACAATCCAACCCTCTATTACTTTTGAATTCACAGATATCTTAATCAGTCTTAATCATTATTTGTTATAGCCCCAATTGTAGTAAAAGAAAACGTGGGAAATAAAAAAGGGAGAGAAAATCATTTCCCTCCCTCTTCAAATATCTATCAAAAGATAGAAAAAAGAATAGGTTGCTCTACTTTAACAGAGACATTTTATTCTTAAGCGTGATACCATTCACCCTGAGGATATAGAAATAAACACCGGAAGACATTTGCGACGCATCAAAAACAACGGAATAGCGTCCGGCTTCGTACTCTTTATCTGCCAGGGTAGCTACTTCTCGGCCCAACATCGAATAGATCTTCAATAAGACATGTCCTCTGTCTTTAATGGAAAAATTTATGGTAGTTGTCGGGTTGAATGGATTTGGATAATTCTGCTCCAGAGAATATTCGGTTGGAATAAGTGAGCTCTCATTAACCGATGTAACAATCACAGATACCTCTTCTGAGAATACACTTTGATTGCCATTGAAGTCCACTGCAGCTACACGATAATAAAAAGTTTGTCCAATGGATACTGCTTCATCAGTTAAGGTAGTTTCTGTTGTGGAGCCAATATTCTCTGCGGTCTCGGGATTAAAACCAGCCTCTGTACCTTTCACAACCAAAAAGTAGTTAAAATCTTCATCTTGTGATTCATCCCATGTTAGCTCAACGAACGAACCTGAAACTTCCTTTGCAAGGACGTTGGTAGGCGCTGATGGTGCTAAGTTGTCAAGCGAAAAACCACTCTTGGGGAATGATTTCCAGAGTGTCAGCACATTCTCGGTGTGTGCAGAGACGACGTAAGTGCTCCGCGTACTGTCTCCATCCGAAAGCGTTGGAACCACCGCTGCATATCTTGGCGATTGAATAGCATCCACTCGTGCGACCTGCACAGGTACCGGACCCGGACCCCGACCATCGATTCTCCAAACCACATAGTGCGTTATCGTGAAGCCGGAAGTCTTACTCAGGCTGGAATCTTCTTCACGTGGCCTGGTTAAAATTTGGCCACGAATTTCGCCTCCGGGGTTGGTCGCCGTATGCACATTGACGTAGGTATTGCCATTAAGAAGTGCATTCACAAACCCTTGCCAGTCGCCTACAAGCGCACCAGTCAAGTCATCTGCTGTGATTCTTCCTCTCGCAATAACTCCATTCATCGGGCCACCGGCTTCAACGGGGCCAAACAAAAAGGCTACAACACCTCCACCTTCAGCAGGTCCACCCAGATGAATATGCGCCTGCGCAACGCTGTCGATGTTGTAAACCTCCAACATATACCACAGCGTATTATTCTCCCGATCCAGGGTAAACGTTCCTCTACCATGGCCGACCGTTTCGACCGGCGGAACGCTATTAGCTCCAGAAAGACCCGCATCCAAACGCAAACCGCCTACGTCGTCTGCAGCGCCCCACCAGGTAACCCAGGCTTGACGGCCATTATCGTTAGGCACATCCGCCACATTTTGGATAACCGGCTGATTGCCGACGACATGCTCGAGCACGACTATGGGCGGCGGCACGTTAGAAGGAATGCCTGCATATAGAATCTCATCTTTATCATCGCGGTTTACATTACCGACTGAAATAACATCAAAACGTCCGCTCACAGGCAAGATGGAGTGATCGATGACGGATATTTCATAGTTTGTCGGATCAGTAATATCTCCACCTTGATACTCTACACGATAAATACTAGCGTTTGGGTTTGAACTTCTGGAACCGAAGATGAAGTCCATGTTTCCATCGCCGTCTACATCGCCCCAATCACCACCGTAAAGCCGTCCACCGTTGAGATCACCCGGTCTGCCAATTGAGCTAGCCGAAAGTGAGTCACCATCCTTTTCCAGCACCCAAACTTCGTTAAAGGCAGAGCTGGACCATCCACCAACGACAATTTCCATTTCGCCATTGTCATCAATATCAACAAGACTGGCGGATTTCCAGGAACCGCCTGGTACTAAACCAACCTGGGTCTTGGTAACACTAAAAGTATCTGTGGCACTGTGGTAGGTAACAGTGGAAACATCACCATTGCTACGAAACAAGTACATACTGCTATCATGTGCAACGATATCATAATATGTATTTGCACTGATCTCACTGTCTTTTCCGCTTGCCTCGAGTTCCCAAGTTTCCGAACCGTCGCCATCATCCGGGATATTATCAACAGAAATTACCAAAAAGGCATACCCACCTTGTCTAATAGATGAACAGAGCTCTTCTGTACCATCATTATCGATATCATGTAATAACCACCGGAATGGACGGATATTTACACCATCCCCATCTACAATGGTCCATTGTGCGTTAGGACGGTAATTTCCTGTGGCTGGATCCAAAACGCCCATTACATCACTGCCATCTCCGGCGGATTCAAAAACAAGTACTCGAGGCGGATTAGTTTGTGAGACACCTTGAAATCCGAAATTATTGACTGGTCCCCAGATAATTTCCATCTTCCCATCGTTATCCCAATCACCATAGGTCAACGCTGGCCAAGTATTTTGCAGGGTGATATCGGTTTCTGTCCACCAGACAATCTCCCAGCGACCTTCGTTCCATTCGTATTTGTAGATTCTTGGAATCATATCCCGGCCGACTTCTATGTCCCAGCCATTGTTAACAGCATAAAATTCAGGTTTTCCGTCTCCGTCAAAGTCTACGCCAGACACAATACCGCCAAAACCGCCAGGATCAACATCAGATGCGGGTAGTTCTGCTCGACGGTCAAAACGCTGCCCATACAAGGAAAAGCTAAAAAGGAATAATGTGGAAATGACAAACAGGAAGCGAGTCGTAATTAATTTCATAATCTCCTCCGTAAGTGATTAATATTAATGAATGTTTAGTTATAAAATAATCGTCTTAGCATGATTTTCTTCAATCACCTCCTTTAGAAAATCAGCAATAAATAGTATAAATTTAAGATAAGCCATTTTGAAGAAAAATTTGGAATGTTGTCTGAAAATATGAATTGTAAATAAACATAAATTACAATTTAATTCAAGTAAAAAATGAATAATCTGTTTTATAAAGAAAATATTTTGATAAGGTCTTAGCTTGAGATGAATAAAAGAACCAAAATAATACTAATCTTAGCTAATATCGAATCGCGAAGGAAACAAATTTAACATCTTTCAAATTGCCGTAATCGGCCCAGCTAAAATCCAGCTTTAGATTTGCACCTACCGAATCAAAGCGCAAACCGACGCCGAAAGTCGCACCTTGTTCACTATCCTGCAGGTAAAGCGCCTTATATCCTGCTCTGAGAAAAATAATATTTCTAAGGGCGATTTCCACACCGCTATTAATATATTCCGCATTATCATTAGGATGGCTTCCATCCGCAACAGCAAGGATGGAATAGTCCTCGTTTTGGGCTACTTTCCAGGCTAGTCCGAAACGAAGATTTAGCGGTATTTCGAAATTCTCTGTTCGGTATTTTCCTGGTACCTGATCAACTGAACCTTGCTCCGGTAGTGGGTCTTCATTAAAGAAAATGTCTCTTCCATCAAGCCTCATCTTGGTACCAAAATTGGTTATAGCAGCACCCAGGCTAAGATCCTTAAACGGTGTCTGGTATAGAACCCCTACATCAAAAGCTGCTCCTTTCGCTGATTCATTAAAAAGATTCTCTTGAATAAATTTGCCGGTAAGACCGATGGAAAATCTATCCGTCAAATTCCTGGCAAAAGTAACACCGATAGCCAGTGAGTTATAATTCCAAACCTGTCCTGTACCTTGTGGTGAGCGGATTGTACGAACAACATCATCTGGCGTGCGAAAAGAAATAACGTGTAATCCAATAGAACCCAATTTTGCTAAGTTCATTGAAAATGCAGCAAAGTCATATTGTGTGTCTGCAAGCCATTCGGCATGGTTGAATGTGGCTTCTCCGTTACCGCCTATTCGAGCGATGCCGGCTGGATTCCAGTAAATGGCATTGATATCGTTCGCAAGAGCTGTATATGCACCCCCCATGGCAATGGGTCTGGCACCAGCGCCGATCTTGAGAAATTGTGCTACCGTAGTTCCAACTTTAGAGACAGACTTATTTACCTGGGCCAGTAACGGTTCCTGAACACCAAAAAATAAAAGAGAAAATAACAAAGAGAACATGGTTAGTTTACGCATAATCAACTCGCTTTCAATTCACACTTTTTTCAGCAATATCCCGTTAGCAAATAACGGTTATTTGCAATTATTTAGCCATTAGTTATTTGCTGTTGGCCTTTAGCTTATTGAGTGAGATAGTGTTTATCATTTTTTGTTCTACGGAAAACAGCAGAACGACAGGTTTGACTTTTTACCCGTATTTCTCCTCAACAAAAGCCATTCTGCCAATCAATAAATTTGTTTAACGATGGCAATACCTTCCTGCCAAATATTCAGAGTCCTAAAATTTCTCACTTAATTTTACCAATCCAGAAGCGTCGGGATGCCAATAGCTAATAGCCAAATGCCATTAGCTGAACAGTTACAGTTATTTTATTAATGCAAATCTGCCAATTTTCTCACCAATCCCTGGCGCTTCCACATAATAGATATAAATTCCATATGCAGTTTCTTGAGACTCAAAAGTCAACAAATCCCAAACCGCTACATTGCTGAAGTCATTTTTTTCGATTGTATCTACTAGCTCTCCGGTAATCGTATAAATGCGAATAGTACACTCCTGGGGTAAATTCCTGAACTCCAGACGACGGTCGTCACGTTGACCGGACCTGGGCGCAGCTATTTCCGCAGCGCTGAAAGCAACATATGGGTTCGGCACAACATACACATCAGCCAACGGATCTTTAATTTCCATGGGTTTAAATTGAACGGCAAGTGTGGTGAATGTGTATTTATCTCCAGCGATGAAGGGCTTATTGGAAAAAACCAGGAAGACATCACCATTGCCAGGGTAAATCGGATCATCAAACACAATCAACGAATCTGCACTTCCGTCCGCTGTTTTGACGGTATCACTAGGCGGCGAAAATTTCAGCTCGTAGGTAGTATTAGTTATACGCGGAGCATTCGGTTCAATCAGTACTATACTCTCTTGCCAATCCCATCTCTTGTTCCGGAATTTAACGTTTGATTCATTGATAAAGAACTGAATGGGTTCTCCTGTTGCAGTATCGATAATTCGGAATGGTGCAGCAACATTTGTAATTTGGCTGGTATCCGGAGCAGTTACCAAATCACCGGTGTCAGTTGTATCGTAATTAACAAACCGGATTTCAAAATCCGAACGATAAGGATTGGGTCTACCAACTCCTGCGAGGGTCAGTGATTCAACCAGGAAATTAGTTTGTGTCTCTATTGTAAGGAAACCGCTTTTATCAGGATTTAGAGCCGTTTCTTCATCTTGTACAAAAACACGCATGCCATCAAATACAGGATTATCATCATCACCGGATTTTGAAGAGCTAAGAGCTACAGGACTGAAATTATAAGTGATTTTGAATTCATCTCCAAAAGGAAGAGAGCCAGAACCAATCCCACGAATTCTACCTTCAAAAAAATCAATTTCATAAAGACCCGGATCGATGGGACTTCCCGAGATAGTAGTTACAGATATGCTACCCTCAACCAGGTTCGCAGCAGGTAGATTGACAAACACAGTGTCCCTGGCTGTAAAAACCGCAGATTGAGGTTCGAGATCGGTTACTGAATAAACAACTTCATCTGCTGAAGCTAATGTATCAAATTCGATTTCGTAGCGTTTACCCTCCTTAACAGCAAAGGGATCCAGAAATTGAATTCTCACGGTTCCTGTAGATATACCTTTAACTTTATCTGCCAAATCTCCCATAATATTTTCCAACTCCGGACCTACATAACCTGTGGCAGGTGGACCAGGAATGACCTTTGCCGTGTTAACATCAAACGAGAATAGGCGGGAAAGCGCATCCCTGTCGATCGTCCTTTGGGTTTCCGAGGGTGGTATGCCGGCATTAACGTCGCCCCTGTCATAAGCCGTTACCGCATAAAAATAAGTAACACCATTGACCACATTGTTGGAATCGACAAAACTGTGAACCAGGCCGGTATTGCCACCCAGGTCAAAACGCACTCCCCGGTTGGCGTACTCGATTGGTGATAGTCCGGAATGTTCATTGATCAAATCGAATTGGGCGGGCACGCCATTAGCCTGCTTCAGCGGGACAGAAAGGAATGGAACACCGCGTGAATCGGTAATCGTTTTAGTGTCATTGAAGCTAAAATCCCGGCTGCGGTAAATTTTGTAACCCTCAAAATCGAAGCCTTTATCAGTATCATCCGGGTTAGCTCGAGCGATAAACGGATCGAATGATTCTTCCGACCGTGTACCCCAGTAAAGCGTGACTTTTTTATCTCCGGGAATGGCAACGACTTCCGGCTTAATCGGCGGTTTCGCGAAGCGATAGTCGGATTCAAAAACCTGCTGTGAAATTTCCGCATTAGAAAGCAGGTCGTCCAGGTTCTGGCCAAGCGGCAATGCGATTGAGAAACGCTGGCTTTCTCCAGGTCGTAAAGTGAACGGTCCGGAGCCATAAATAAATACGTTGTCCGCCTCTTGCCTGATTTCAGGCTCCGGATCTCCCGGCCGCTGGTTGGGTGTGCTCAAGAGTTGCCACATAAGTGGGTCGTTCTTGGGCCTGTTGTTACCACCAAATAAAATAGCATTAAAACTGGTTAAACCCAGCTGATCCGATTCTGCTATATCCAGAAATCCAAAATTTGGCTCTCCGCCGAGAAAACGCATTCCCTCAAGCCTGAATTCAGATGTTGGTTCGCCGCCATCAAGTATACCATTTTCATTTAAATCCTGATAAAACAATTGAGTCGGCTTGCCATCACCTTCGCCAAAGTCACCAGTACCTGCGATACCATCCACACCTACGTCGTCAAAGCGCTCGTCCCAATCACCGTCTTCATCTCCTTCCCAATGCAGTTTGGGTTCGCCATAAATACCGATATCGCCAAATATAAAAGAACCGGCATCATTAAACGGGCTTTCATCCAGTAAACCGTCATTGTCGTTGTCAAATCCATCATCCGAAATACCCGGACTTTCTAAAAAGCGGTAGCCAAAATACCCGGGTATTTTTCCGCCATCTCCAATGCCGTCCTGGTCAAAAGCATAAAGCATGTTGCGCGTATTAAAAGGGAAGCTCTCGTTAAAAGCCGATATAAAAGAAGCATTGTCATCGGCAAAATCATTTGGCCCTCCGACATGAGGATCGCCAAACATACCTAAATAGACCTTTTCCAGTGTCCTTGGACTCACATTGGTTATGGTATAAACCAGGAAAATGATATCTTCTGCCAAAGGATTATTGAATTGAAAAATTCTAACTTGAAGTTCAAGACCAAGCCCTCGTTTGGTTGTATCATCCGGGAAGGGATAATATGGGAATTCCGCGTTACTAAAATCATCCATTACATAAAAAACTTCTTCATCAGGAGTCGTCGCATCATCTCCCAAAAAAGCAGGCCAAACATATCGACCGAGGGTTTCATTATACCATTGCTCCGGCCAACTATCCGGCTTGCCATCCAGGTCAGTATCAAGATCGGAGAATCTAGCCATTTCGGGTGAATCGGGATCCGAGAAACCTACCCTTGGCTGCCAACCCCATTTAACCGCAGTTCCAGGTTCAAATTCACCGTCGCTTGGACTGATAAATCCGTCGTTGACAATATGAATCATACTATCAGGTATCGTTGCATGCGGCACTTCTGCGGCAACCAAAGGACCAAACTCGTAGGCGTATCCCAGGCCTGCTGGACCTTTGGGCCAGACTAAATCGGCATTGGTGTTGTCAGCTGCCGGCGTAGAAATTGATCCCCAATTCGTCAATAGCACCCTGATTTCATTCCCGGAAATGGTTGTTTCCTTACGTTCTTCGTGTTCATGATCCTGGTTGGCCTTGTTAAGCGCATTGATTAATTCTTTCATAACCGCATGGCGTTCTTGTGTTGAGAGATTTTTCAGATCGTCTAATTTGTTAAGTTGTTGCTTGGAAAGACTCTGGCCAGCCAATTGTGATATGCAGATGAGTAACGACAAAAAAACTACGACAGTGACGTTGAATCGTTTACATCTCATTTTTTTTATTTCCTTTGTTAGAAAAAATTAACTAGAAGCTATAAGTTAATCCCAGGCGAATTTCTCTGGGTTTGCTTAACCAGTCCTCCCGCTTATAGTAATTGTCCAGGAATTCCAGCGGGAAGAAGTTCTGACCTCCTGTCATAACGTC
This window encodes:
- a CDS encoding T9SS type A sorting domain-containing protein — its product is MEWEKHRDTPTSLDLIGKPFEKIIPLDKSLHKTKGLNARVFGFLPYWSTADYLRYDLLSHIAAFSVEVNADGSLGNDHGWPWVNLINNAHSRGVKVILTATLFNGGNIHTLITNSTYKNNFFVNIKNKMLEGSADGLNVDFESLNNSDRGANINNFVAELTEYLHSQIPGTEVSYDGPAVNWGGHWDFAGLAQSCDYIFIMGYAFAGSWSSNSGANAPLIGGSINITNTVLSQYGLVTSTQPEKLILGLPYYGHHWKTQTDQPGSSTSDFIGSVFFDSALSGAQTYGLIWDTQSQTPWYNWHDGSDFHQVWFDNDSSLSMKYDLAIANNFSGIGMWALGYDGNRQELWDAIDFKFGSGQLPAPSVPLSLRILHESESSLRIQFEPANRATGYFVYLSTDGVSFPDSVFLSTPDAVINNLNSGELCFVRVRAINSTGLSQPTEVLAAIPSSDSHKVLVVNGFDRTGGTSNTFDFIRQHGQAIHRFGMSFSSTSNEAVFKDGVALDNFEIVDWILGDESTADDTFNQLEQERLKTFLRNGGKLFISGAEIGWDLQRGSSADASFYNDFLKAQYIADAPNGRSSTYYSAEPISGTILEGVSPFNFDDGTHGSFDVDWPDAIKGINGGLNCLKYTNVNTSSGVAGIYYDGLFPQGVNAGKLVHFGIPFETIYPEEDRIAIMRKILNFFDGIQDNGSLPPEQFSLFQNYPNPFNPSTTISFFLPKPGEVSIEIFNTLGQRIKMVSIDFSSAGYKEWRWDGNNDLFQRVPSGTYFYRVNFFTLNGNRFQEEKKMLILK
- a CDS encoding CHRD domain-containing protein encodes the protein MKLITTRFLFVISTLFLFSFSLYGQRFDRRAELPASDVDPGGFGGIVSGVDFDGDGKPEFYAVNNGWDIEVGRDMIPRIYKYEWNEGRWEIVWWTETDITLQNTWPALTYGDWDNDGKMEIIWGPVNNFGFQGVSQTNPPRVLVFESAGDGSDVMGVLDPATGNYRPNAQWTIVDGDGVNIRPFRWLLHDIDNDGTEELCSSIRQGGYAFLVISVDNIPDDGDGSETWELEASGKDSEISANTYYDIVAHDSSMYLFRSNGDVSTVTYHSATDTFSVTKTQVGLVPGGSWKSASLVDIDDNGEMEIVVGGWSSSAFNEVWVLEKDGDSLSASSIGRPGDLNGGRLYGGDWGDVDGDGNMDFIFGSRSSNPNASIYRVEYQGGDITDPTNYEISVIDHSILPVSGRFDVISVGNVNRDDKDEILYAGIPSNVPPPIVVLEHVVGNQPVIQNVADVPNDNGRQAWVTWWGAADDVGGLRLDAGLSGANSVPPVETVGHGRGTFTLDRENNTLWYMLEVYNIDSVAQAHIHLGGPAEGGGVVAFLFGPVEAGGPMNGVIARGRITADDLTGALVGDWQGFVNALLNGNTYVNVHTATNPGGEIRGQILTRPREEDSSLSKTSGFTITHYVVWRIDGRGPGPVPVQVARVDAIQSPRYAAVVPTLSDGDSTRSTYVVSAHTENVLTLWKSFPKSGFSLDNLAPSAPTNVLAKEVSGSFVELTWDESQDEDFNYFLVVKGTEAGFNPETAENIGSTTETTLTDEAVSIGQTFYYRVAAVDFNGNQSVFSEEVSVIVTSVNESSLIPTEYSLEQNYPNPFNPTTTINFSIKDRGHVLLKIYSMLGREVATLADKEYEAGRYSVVFDASQMSSGVYFYILRVNGITLKNKMSLLK
- a CDS encoding PorV/PorQ family protein — protein: MRKLTMFSLLFSLLFFGVQEPLLAQVNKSVSKVGTTVAQFLKIGAGARPIAMGGAYTALANDINAIYWNPAGIARIGGNGEATFNHAEWLADTQYDFAAFSMNLAKLGSIGLHVISFRTPDDVVRTIRSPQGTGQVWNYNSLAIGVTFARNLTDRFSIGLTGKFIQENLFNESAKGAAFDVGVLYQTPFKDLSLGAAITNFGTKMRLDGRDIFFNEDPLPEQGSVDQVPGKYRTENFEIPLNLRFGLAWKVAQNEDYSILAVADGSHPNDNAEYINSGVEIALRNIIFLRAGYKALYLQDSEQGATFGVGLRFDSVGANLKLDFSWADYGNLKDVKFVSFAIRY